The Psychrobacillus sp. FSL K6-2836 nucleotide sequence CAAGACAGTTCAACTTAAAATCAATTATTATTGGAGGGCGTATTCCAAACTATCATAAATTTGCAGAAGAGATGTCTCCAAGAGAATATGTGACGTCTGTTTCTCGCCATAAAATATATGATCCAGTTTTAACTTTCCAATTAATGAATGGCTTTACATTGATGCGTATTAATCCTAACTATCTACCAGATGATAAGGCATCTGCCAAATATGCAACACTGATGGAGTGGAATAATATTGATTATATCCCACTTTCTAAACGACATTTCAAAACGAGCTATCCTGTACGAATTTGTGCAGTCCAATATATGATGCGCAAAATTAATTCATTTGAAGAGTTTGCCAACCAATGTGAATATTTTGTTGATGTGGCGTCCGATGCCCAATCAGATTTTGTAGTGTTTCCCGAGATCTTTACTACACAGCTAATGTCATTCCTAAACGAACCCTCTCCAAGTCAAGCGGTCCGTAAATTGACAGAGTATACTCCGCAATATATGGAGTTATTTTCGGATTTATCGATCCGTTACAATATTAATATTATTGCTGGCTCTCACTTTGTGGAAGAAGAGAACGAGGAAATATATAATATCGCTTATTTATTCCACCGAGATGGTGCCATTGATAAACAATATAAAATCCATATTACACCGAACGAACGTAAATGGTGGGGAATTAGTGCAGGTGACTCCGTTCAAGTATTTGATACGGATTGTGGTAAGATTGCGATTCAAATTTGCTATGATATAGAGTTTCCAGAGCTTGCACGAATTGCAACAGATATGGGTGCGAATATTATTTTCTCTCCATTTTGTACCGAGGATCGTCAAGGCTACTTACGGGTTCGTTATTGTGCACAAGCACGTGCAATTGAAAACCAAATCTATACGGTTATTTCTGGTACAGTTGGAAACTTACCTCAAACGGAAAATATGGATATTCAATATGCTCAGTCCGCAATTTTCGCCCCATCTGACTTTGAGTTTGCTCGTGATGGAATTGTAGGGGAAACAGAGCCGAATGTAGAAATGGTTTTAATAGGGGATGTAGATTTAGAAATCCTCCGCCGTCAACGTCAAGATGGGACGGTTAAACAATTAAAAGATAGACGTCATGATATTTACAGTGTCGATTACAAAAAATGATGGAGAGGGGTTAGCAAGCCTATGCGATATAGACAACTTTTTGACCAATGGAATAACTTCTCAGAGCTTGAGTCCTATTGGAAAGAGGATCTTCAACTTCTAGCAAAGGATGAAAAAAAAATAGAAGATGCATTCTATCGCGATTTAGAATTCGGAACTGGTGGGATGCGAGGGGAAATCGGTGCTGGTACGAATCGTATAAATACGTATACTGTTCGTAAAGCGACCACTGGACTTGCTTCTTATATTAAAGGAGCTGGAGCAGAAGCGATGGAGCGTGGAGTCGTTATTGCTTATGATAGTCGCAGATATTCTCCAGAGTTTGCGCGAGAAGCAGCAAATACGCTAGCATCTAATGGTATAAAAGCTTATCTATATATGGAACCTAGAACTACACCCCAGCTTTCATTTTCAGTAAGATATTTGCATGCTTTCATGGGGATAGTCATTACTGCAAGTCATAATCCTCCTGAATATAATGGGTACAAGGTTTATGGGGAGGATGGGGCACAGTTAAATCTAGCAGACGCCGAGGTAGTTATCCAGCATGTGACTGATGCGGGAGATGCACTCCATATCGATCAAAGAAATCCAGATAAACAATTAGTAATTCAATTAGATGAACAGTTGGACCAAGCATATATGGATGCCCTAAAAACAGTTCAAGAAAAAGATGGATTAGCATCGTCCACTGATTTGAAGGTAGTATTCACACCTTTACACGGAGCATCTGGAAAAACGGTTAAAAGAATATTAAGTGAGATTGGCTACGAGCATATCTACTATGTAGATGAACAAATGGATCCAGACGGAGATTTCCCAACGGTAGTATCTCCAAATCCAGAAGAGCAAAGTGCTTTTGAATACGCTATTCAATATGGAGAAAAAAATGATGCAGATATTCTAATAGCTGTTGATCCAGATGGGGACCGAGTAGGTATTGCTGTTAAAACTCATTCTAAATATGAGCTTTTAACGGGCAATCAAACCGGAGCTATATTAATCGAATATCTGATGTCACAGCGTAAAGCGGAAGGGAATATACCTGCAAATGGGCGTGTTTTTAAAACGATAGTTACCTCGGACTTAGGGCGAGTAATAGCCGAATATTACGGAGTAAGTACAGAAGATGTATTAACCGGCTTCAAATTTATCGGTGAAAAAATCAAGCAATACGAAGAGACCAAAGAGTTTGAGTTTTTATTTGGCTATGAGGAAAGCTATGGTTATCTGATAAAAGACTTTGCACGTGATAAGGATGCGGTACAAAGCGTGCTAGGGATAGTAGAAGCTGCTGCCTATTATAAAAAACAAGGCTTGACCTTACTCGATGTATTATCTCAGTTATATGAAAGACATGGTTTTTATTTGGAAGGGCTCAGGTCTGTTACGAAAAAAGGAGTAAGTGGTGCGAATGCAATTCAAAACTTACTTGAACAGGTTCGTGTAAATAGAATTACGGAAGTTGCCGGAATTACTGTTCTTTCTCAAGAAGACTATTTGCATTCAATTCGAACATTCACGGATGGTCGAGAAGAGGAGGAAATATTCCTCCCAAAATCAAACGTTATTAAGTACTTCCTTGCAGATGGCTCATGGGTTTGTGTGAGACCAAGCGGGACAGAGCCAAAGATTAAATATTATTTTGGTGTGCTTAGTGGGTCAGAAGCAGAAAGTATAGAAAAACTAAAAGCTTTACAGGATGATTTTTTGTTGAAGATGAATCAATATTTAGAAGAATAATAGAGAAACAGGAAAAGTGAACTTGCTTTTCCTGTTTTTTTTCGGTCAAAAGTATGATGTCCAGATCCTACTGAGAATAGTGGATAAGTGATATTATGGAATAAGATGAATTACATACCTGGAGGAGTTTACATGCTATCAAATGAACTCTCGAACATTGAATTACTAAAAGAAATAGCAGAATTATTAAATGAAGAAACAGAAATGGAAAAAATGTTACAGGGTGCCTTGCACAAACTATTAGAGGGTACATTATTTGAAACGGGTTGGATATTTTTTATTGATGAAAAGGGGAAGCAACAGCTAATTGCACATGAAAATCTGCCAAATGCATTACAGCAAAATGACTGCAAACATTTGCAAAAAGGTGGCTGTTGGTGTGTTTCAAGATTTCAAAATGGGGAGTTAAAAAAGGCTTCAAATATTATTGAATGTAAAAGAATTGTCAACGCAAGAAAGATGAGTAATGAAGATAGCGGTGGCATTACGCACCATGCAACGGTACCGTTACAATCAGGTCAGGAAAACTTTGGTCTATTAAATGTAGCTACTCCGAATACGATTCGATTTTCAGATGGAGAGCTTGCTTTACTGGAATCGGTAGCCTTTCAAATCGGCTCAGCTATTAAGCGAATTTTCCTCACAAAGCAGGAGCAGCAAGTAGCTCTCGTACAGGAGCGTAACCGACTTGCACGAGATTTACATGACTCGGTTAACCAATTATTATTTTCAGTAACCCTAACTGCTCGCGGTGGAATAGAAATGACAGAGCAGCAGGAGATAAAAAATACATTTAAAGAAATACAATATTTAACTCAGGAAGCACTAACAGAAATGCGAGCACTCATTTGGCAGCTACGCCCTAAAGGATTGGAGTCAGGAATTATCGAAGGTCTTAAAGGATACGGAGATATTTTAGGACTTTCATTGACAGTGAAGGTAAAGGGAGTCATTAACCTGCCTGCAATTATTGAAGAAACACTATTTCGAATTGCTCAGGAAGCATTGAATAATATACGCAAGCATTCTGGTGTACTTCAAGCAGAACTATATTTAACGGTTACTCCTACAGATGTTTTATTGGTTGTGAAAGACGAGGGGTGTGGATTTCATATGAAAGAACCTAAAAGACTACGTTCAATCGGTTTACAAAGCATGAGGGATAGAGCGAATTTTGTTGGTGGAACGGTGGATTGGGTAACGGAGTGGGAAAAAGGAACAGAAATATTAGTGCGATTACCTTATTAGGGGGGAGTAATTATGATACGTGTACTAATTGCAGACGATCATCATGTAGTAAGAAGAGGGTTAATGTTTTTTCTAAAAACGCAAAAGGATATGGATATTGTAGGTGAGGCTACAAATGGGAAAGAAGCTGTGCAGCTAACAGCAGATTTGAAGCCCGATGTTATATTGATGGATTTGGTCATGCCCGTAATGGATGGCATAGAAGCAACGAAGCGCATAAAGGCTACAAATCCAGAAATCCAAATATTAATGCTCACTAGTTTTTCAGATAGAGACCATGTGATACCTGCCTTAAAAGCTGGGGCAGCCGGGTATCAACTTAAAGATATAGAGCCAGATGACCTTGCCGATGCAATTCGAAAGCTAATGCGAGGTGAAAATACATTACATCCAGAGGCGACAACCCAGTTAGAAAAAGAGTGGGAGCCAGTGGAACTAAGTCCACATGAAGAACATCCGTTAACTCCAAGGGAACAGGACGTATTATCCGAATTAACAAAAGGGAAAAGTAATAGAGAAATAGCATCATCATTGTTTGTTACTGAAAAAACAGTAAAAACGCATATTTCCAATATCTTTGCCAAGCTACATGTTCAAGACCGTACACAAGCAGCTCTTTATGCGGTAAAGCACGGATTAACAGAACCAAGTGGACAATAAAAAGCACGGAGAATCGCAATGGCCATGCGAGATCCCGTGCTTTTTTGTTAGTCTGGCATATTTCTTCTAGAACTTGTTCGCACAAAAGATGAAATCTATTAAACGTTGCGTAAAACCGCTTGGGAGTTGCGCTTACAGGGCAGAAAGTTGCGCAAATGGCTTCGGAAGTTGCGAGTAAGCAGAAAAATGTTGCGTATAAAGAAATCATTGCGTAAACGCATGGAAATGTTGCGCATAAAGAGTAGAAAGTTGCGTAAAACCTGTTGGTATTTACGCATAATCCAAAAACTACTTACTCATTATTCAGTATGTCCATATTTGGTTCAATATGGACTAGGATAACGGAAAATGGCTTTACCTTCATTATACGTTGTTCTATTTCCTCCGTAATACGATGGCTATTCACAACATTTAAATTTGGATCTACTGTTACAGTAATATCGACAAACATCAAATTTCCATGCATTCTCGCTTTAAAATCCGTTAGTTTATCAACACCCTCGACGAGTCTTACTATTGTTGACAAAGATTCGGCTTCCTCTACATTGAAGCCATCAGATAATGTGTAGGCTGCATCATGAAAAATGGTATAGGCCGTATAGATAATGATTACTCCGACTAGTAGGGCAGTTATTCCATCTAAAATTGGAAACCCTAAAATAGATCCGACTATACCAATAGTTGCACCGATACTAACTAATGCATCTGATCGATTGTCATAGGCTGCAGCTTTTAAAGCAGCACTGTTTATACGGGTTCCTAGCTGTAAATTATATCTATAGACAACGTACATAATAATGGCACTAACTAATCCAACAATCGCAGTCAAAAATGAAGGGGTTTCCTGGGTAGGGTTAGCAAGATGTTGAATTGCTTGAATAAGTACTTGGATTCCGATAAAAGCCATGATGAACGCAGCTACTAGCGAAGCAATAGTTTCAGCACGTAAATGTCCATATTGATGATGACTATCGGGTGGTTTTTGAGAAATACGCAGTCCGATTAATATAGCGACAGAGGCAATAATGTCTGTAAAATTATTTAGGCCATCTGCTTTTAAGGCCTCTGAAGATCCGATGATACCAATGGTTAGCTTAAGTGTACTCAACAGTAGATAAATACTAATACTTATCCAGGCACCTTTTTCCCCTTCACGTAAGTTTGTGTATAGCTCCACAATGTTTCCTCATTTCAACAATTATAGACATAGGAAAACGACCCTCAAATGAGAGTCGTTTTTGTAATCTATAATGATTTTATTGTTCAATTATTGGCTCTAGCTCTTCAACTGGTGGAGCAGATTTAATAATCTCTAAGTATTGAATATGATGTCCATCGATCTCTTTAATCATGAAATCATAGCCCTGTTCTTGAATTTTTTCACCTTTTACGGTTTCGTAGCTTTTAGTCATGAACCAACCACCTATAGTATCTATATCCTCTTCATCGATATCTATACCTAGTAGGTCATTAACATTTTCGATTAACATCTTGGCATCAACAATATAATGATTTTCTTCTAACTTTTGAACTTCTGGAAGTTCATCAGTATCAAATTCATCACGAATATCGCCAACGATTTCCTCGATAATATCTTCTATAGTCACAAGTCCTGAAGTACCACCATATTCATCCATTAAGATTGCCATATGAATTCGTTCACGTTGTATTTTAAGTAATAAATCAGCAATTGGCATATTCTCAATAACTCGGATAATCGGTTGCATATAATCGCTTACGGGTGTTGTTGCATTTGTAGGATCTTTTATATATGCCGTTAATAGATTTTTCATATTAACAAGTCCAATAATATGATCTTTGTCCCCATCAGTTATTGGATATCTTGTATATTGTTCTACACCGATTAGCTGAAATACCTCATCTAACGTAAAATCTTTATCAATAGAAGTTATTTCCGTTCGTGGAACCATAATTTCTTTTGCAATACGATCATCAAATTCGAAAATTTTATTTACGTATTTGTATTCGGCTTGATTGATCTCTCCGCCTTTAAAGCTATCAGAAAGTATCATACGAAGCTCTTCTTCGGAATGAGCAACCTCTGATTCTGAAACAGCATCTAAACCAAATACTTTAGTTGCTAGGAAACGTGCGGAACCATTCATACCGTGAATAACTGGATACATAAGTTTATCAAAAATGATAAGCGGTTTTGCTACTGCTAATGTAATTTGTTCAGACCTTTGAATAGCAAAAGTCTTTGGTGTTAACTCTCCTACAACTACATGAATATACGTTACAAGAGAGAATGCAATAATAAATGAAAGTAAAGAGGCAACACTCTCTGGGAGCTCAAAATAATTAAATGCCGGATGTAGAATCCGTTCAATTGTCGGTTCTCCAAGCCACCCTAACCCTAATGCTGTTATGGTGATTCCAAGCTGACAGGCAGATAGATATTCATCCAGATTGGAAACTACTTTTTTGGCATTTATCGCCTTAGTGTTCCCTTCAGCAATAAGCTGATCAATTCTTGTAGTTCTTACTTTTACAATTGCAAACTCACTCGCAACGAAAAATGCAGTGAATGCGATTAAGACAGCAAACGCTGTCAATCGTATGGCTATGTCCAAATAATTACTTTGTCCCTAACCCAAATGAGGGGTAAGACAAAGTGTACACCTCCTGTTTTCTAAAAAATAGTTTATACGTTTAATAATAAAATATAAAAAAAGAAATTACAAATCTTTCTACTCTATATAGAGATATTCTGTTAACAAAATTTACAAAAACTTAATATATATCATCTCATACATGTTAGATAATAGAGATTAATATAATTGAGGAGGTTCAAATGAAAAATAAATATATAGAAATACTTAAAGCATCCACTAAGCTTGGTTTAACATCATTTGGGGGACCAGCTGCTCATATAGGATATTTCAGGGATGAGTATGTGGATAAAAGGAAATGGTTAGACGACAAATTGTATGCAGATATCGTTGCGTTATGTCAGTTTTTACCTGGACCAGCTTCCTCTCAAGTAGGAATCTCTATTGGATTATTAAGAGGGGGATTATTAGGAGGTATTATTTCATGGATAGGCTTTACGCTGCCATCAGTAATCCTTTTAATGTTATTTGCTGCATTCATATCGAGTTCAGGCTCTTTTGATAGTGGGTGGATCCAAGGCTTAAAAATAGTGGCAGTAGCAGTTGTTGCACATGCCTTAATCGGTATGCAAAAGTCATTAGCTCCAGATCGTATAAGAATTACGATTGCAATAGGATGCGCAATACTCACGTTACTTTTTCCAACTGCAGTTGGACAAATAGCAATTATTCTTATTGCGGGTATTTTTGGTTATTTCTATTTCAAAAATGCTTCAATTGATTCCGCTCCTGAGATGAAGCTCAGCTTTGGGAAAAAGACTGGAATAATTAGTTGGATATTGTTTTTTATATTGCTTACTTTACTGCCTTTATTAAAGCCATTTGTACAATCTGTCTATTATGCTATTTTTGACACTTATTATCGAGTGGGATCGATTGTGTTTGGTGGTGGGCATGTTGTATTACCAATGCTACAAAGGGAAGTAGATGTATCAGCAGATATGTTCCTTACTGGGTACGGAGCAGCACAGGCAGTACCTGGACCGTTATTCACAATCGCTAGTTTTTTAGGGCAAATAACTGCTGGAACTGGTGGAGCATTGATAGCAGTTTTTGCAATGTTTTTACCATCATTTTTATTGGTCATTGGAACATTGCCATTTTGGTCTATTATTCGTTCCAAAAAAGGTATTCAAGCCGCTTTAAAGGGAGTTAATGCAGCTGTTGTTGGAATTCTTCTTGCAGCACTTTATGATCCAGTATTCACGAGTGCTGTGAATAGTCCGATGGATTTTGTGATTGTATTAATAACTTTTACACTTTTAGTTGTATATAAATTAGCACCATACAAAGTAGTACTTATAAGTGTTGTGTTAGGTGCAATAGTCCATTCATTATAAAAATTCGAAAAGTATTGACAATTAAAATTTCGGTATGCTACTGTTAATATACACAAAAAAATGGAAATGGAGGTATGACAAAATGATTCGTTTAAAAGATAGTGTTGTTGACTTAATAAGTTGTTCATACCTACCATTAGACCGGAAATGATTTAATAACAGACATTTTACGTATTATTTTGTCTATTATTAAAGCGCATTACCTCTAGATGGGTAATGCGCTTTTTTATGTCTTTTTACTTCCAATTTTTGGTGAAAAATATGAAAAGGAGTGTTGGATATGAATATTCAACGGACAAAACAAATTTTACTGAAGGAATCTCTTGAAGGTGGATAGCTAATAAGTAATGTGTAGAAAGAAGAAAAGAGGGGTTATACAATGTTTTCTGTTTTATTTAAATTGAAATGGTTTTTTAAAGATCATTGGAAACGTTATACAGTAGCGGTTAGTTTGTTAATAATTGCTAGTGCATTTGAGGTTTTACCACCGTGGTTAGTTGGTGAGGCAATCGATTCAATAACTATGGGGGAAATGACAAAAGAGTCATTAATGCAATATGTACTCTATTTTGTTGGAATAATTATTATAGGTTATGGACTTAACTTTGTTTGGCAATATCAATTATTTGGTGGTTCAATCACGATCGAGCGTATATTACGATCAAAGTTAAACTTAAAATTTTTGAATATGACACCTACATTTTACGAGAAAAATCGTACGGGTGATTTAATGGCCCGTGCAACAAATGATTTGAATGCTGTAGCAACTACAGCAGGATTTGGAATCATGACATTAATTGATTCAACAATGTATATGGCTGCACTTATACTTGCAATGGGCTTTATCATTTCATGGAAACTTACTATTTTTGCAATTTTACCAATACCTATTTTAGCATTTATCATGCAATATCTTGGGAAAATTATTCACGAAAAGTATATGGTTGCACAGGATGCATTTGGGGATTTAAATGACCGTGTATTAGAGTCAATTGCTGGGGTTCGCGTTATCCGCGCTTATGTGCAAGAACGAGCTGATGAAAAGAATTTTGCTGATATGAGTGAAGAAGTCTACGAAAAAAATATGGTTGTAGAACGAATTGATGCACTTTTTGGCCCTATTACTAAAGTGGGAACTGGTATTAGTTATGTAGTTGCCCTAGGTTATGGTGCTTATCTAGTATCAAAAGGTGAAATGACAGTTGGTAATTTAATCACCTTCAACGTTTACTTAGGAATGGCAATTTGGCCGATGTTTGCAATTGGAGAACTGATCAATGTAATGCAACGTGGAAATGCCTCGTTGGATCGTGTGCAAGAAACACTAGACTACGACCAGGATGTAAAAGATCCTATATCACCAGTCCAGTTAAATAGTGTGGATTCCATTGGATTTAAGGATGTTGGATTCCAATACCCATTGTCCCAAGTAAAAAATCTTCAAAATATTAGAGTGAATCTCCAAAAAGGTCAAACACTAGGGATTGTTGGCAAAACTGGTTCCGGAAAAACTACCTTTATGAAGCAATTATTAAAGGAATATCCGATTGGTGCTGGTCAGCTTACAATAGGAGAAACTGCTATTTCAGCGCAAACGAAAGATCAGGTTCTAGAATGGATTGGATATGTTCCACAGGACCATGTATTGTTTTCTAGAACGATTCGTCAAAATATTCTTTTTGGTAAAGAAGATGCGACGGAGGATGAATTAGAAGAAGCAATTCGATTAGCACATTTTCAACAGGATTTGATGAATTTACCGATGGGCTTAGAAACGTTAGTTGGGGAAAAAGGGGTCTCATTATCAGGTGGACAAAAACAGCGTGTATCGATTGCACGTGCACTTATTAAAAATCCAGAAATTTTACTGTTAGATGATTCTCTTTCTGCTGTAGATGCAAAGACAGAAGCTAAGATTATCGAAAATATACAAAATGAACGTAGTGGGAAGACAACAATTATTACGACGCATCGATTGTCGGGTATACAACATGCTGACCATATTATCGTTTTAGATGAAGGTCTTATTGTGGAAGAAGGGTCTCATGAAGACCTTCTTGAACAAAATGGTTGGTACAAAGAGCAATATGATCGCCAACAGCTTGAGGGGGTGTCGTCATGAGTACTGGAAAACGACTCTACCATTATGCGTTATTTTATAAAAAACCAATTATTCTTGGTCTAATCTTTTTAACTATTGCAGTGTTTGCTGATTTAACAGGTCCATTCATAGCTAAGAAAATTATCGATGACCATATTACAGATGGAGCTATTAATCTTCAGCCTATATTAATGCTATTGGCTCTATATTTTGGTTTAGCAATTGTAACAGCGATTTTTAGATACTTTATGTTTATTTATTTGCAAATTGGCGCAAACCGAGTTGTGCAAAAGCTCCGAAATGATGTTTTCGGGCATATTCAAACATTGCCAATACAGTATTTTGATAACTTGCCTGCTGGAAAAGTTGTAGCACGTGTTACGAACGATACAGAAGCAATTCGTAATTTATATGTGCAAGTATTATCTCAGTTTGCAACAAGTATTATTTCTATTGCAGGGGTTTACGTAGCATTGTTCATCTTAAATGTACAAATGGCTTTAATGGCACTATTTGTTGTTCCAATTGTGTATGTTTGGATGATTGCTTATCGGAAATATGCATCTAAATATAATCATATAGTTCGTACAAAAATTGCTGATTTAAATGCAATGTTAAATGAATCCATCCAAGGAATGTCCATTATTCAAGCATTTAAACGCGAAAAGCAAATGGAACGTGAATTTGAGGAGATGAATGAAGAGCATTATCTCTATCAGAAAAAGTTACTAACTTTAGATTCAGCAACTGCATTTAACCTAGTAAGTGTGCTCCGTACGATTATGTTTATCATGTTCATCTGGTATTTTGGAAGCTTATCCATGGAGCCAGATACAATTATTTCAGCTGGTATGCTCTATGCATTCGTAGATTATACAACACGATTATTTAATCCAATTACAGGGATTGTTAACCAATTTTCGCAGTTAGAACGATCATTGGTTGCTGGAAATCGTGTGTTCCAATTACTTGATGAAACTGGCGAAGAA carries:
- a CDS encoding ABC transporter ATP-binding protein, with the translated sequence MSTGKRLYHYALFYKKPIILGLIFLTIAVFADLTGPFIAKKIIDDHITDGAINLQPILMLLALYFGLAIVTAIFRYFMFIYLQIGANRVVQKLRNDVFGHIQTLPIQYFDNLPAGKVVARVTNDTEAIRNLYVQVLSQFATSIISIAGVYVALFILNVQMALMALFVVPIVYVWMIAYRKYASKYNHIVRTKIADLNAMLNESIQGMSIIQAFKREKQMEREFEEMNEEHYLYQKKLLTLDSATAFNLVSVLRTIMFIMFIWYFGSLSMEPDTIISAGMLYAFVDYTTRLFNPITGIVNQFSQLERSLVAGNRVFQLLDETGEEVNDERMERYEGNVEFQDVSFAYKADEYVLKNLNFVANKGETVALVGHTGSGKSSIMNLLFRFYDPSKGRILIDGTDITTLPRQTIRNHMGIVLQDPYLFSGTIESNVSLNDPRISREKVEAALEAVGGERVLKNLEKGLDEPVIEKGSTLSSGQRQLVSFARALAFDPAILILDEATSNIDTETEEIIQHAMDVLKKGRTTFIIAHRLSTIKNADRILVLDRGEIVESGSHDELLLLQGRYEQMYKLQAGVSQHV